The Pleurodeles waltl isolate 20211129_DDA chromosome 7, aPleWal1.hap1.20221129, whole genome shotgun sequence genome includes a region encoding these proteins:
- the LOC138246537 gene encoding lens fiber membrane intrinsic protein-like — translation MSALKLSSLVLIFVSALVVLISLASDYWISSSVSFFGLWRLCVQGICTSLGSAADVDATRAFIIISFLLLVASGVLQILEIWISTVMAGVNKQKLVTIMNFCAACSAIIAMGVFTGSANSAGAGVPFSWSYALGWVSVGLSLLAGVVALVSFKKEAQ, via the exons ATGTCCGCCCTGAAGTTGTCTTCGTTGGTCCTCATCTTCGTCAGCGCTCTCGTGGTTTTAATCTCGCTCGCATCCGATTACTGGATATCTAGCTCGGTTTCGTTTTTTGGTCTCTGGCGCCTCTGTGTCCAGGGTATTTGCACCAGTCTTGGATCTGCCG CTGATGTAGACGCCACTCGAGCCTTCATCATCATCTCGTTCCTGTTGTTGGTGGCATCTGGCGTCCTGCAGATCCTTGAAATCTGGATCAGCACTGTCATGGCGGGGGTGAATAAGCAGAAACTGGTGACCATAATGAACTTTTGTGCAG CTTGCAGTGCCATCATTGCCATGGGTGTCTTCACTGGATCCGCAAACAGCGCAGGAGCCGGTGTTCCATTTTCTTGGTCGTACGCCCTGGGTTGGGTCTCCGTGGGACTGAGTCTGTTGGCAG GTGTTGTTGCCTTGGTCTCCTTTAAGAAGGAAGCTCAATAG